One segment of Nostoc flagelliforme CCNUN1 DNA contains the following:
- a CDS encoding efflux RND transporter permease subunit: MFVDFFIKRPVFASVCSIIILLVGAISIPTLPTDQYPEISPTQINVTANYVGANAEVVENTVTTILERQINGVEGMKYMTSNSSNNGNSTITVTFDASRNKDIAAVDVQNRVSIAQPLLPEAVQQTGVTVTKQSNNILLAIGLYSGNKEYDNVFLSNYADLYIVDALKRIKGVGDVQIFGERRYAMRLWLNPSSLASRNLTPQDVIDALNEQNLQVGAGQIGQQPTLPDQMYQIDLQAIGRLSGATEFADMVIKTSEDGTLVKLRDVGRAELGAENYSTFLRFRGNEGVGLGIFPSPGSNALDVARAVKTEMLRLEQSFPPGLKYQVAFDTTLFVEASLAEVVKTLIEAIALVVLVIYIFLQDWRTTLIPVVVVPLTLIGTFAFIKVFGFSINTLTMFGLTLATGLVVDDAIVIVENISRLIENEEMSPRQAASESMRELFGAVIATSLVIMAVFVPVAFFPGATGQIYKQFALTIAFSMAISTFLAITLTPSLSALLLRPGQRPRGWLGWIFERVNRFIDWTRRKYEGILNGLTRIKAIVVGIFILSLGVTGWLYITIPTAFIPDDDQGYFITIIQGPEGVSLNYTSEVMAKVEKEILKLPEVTGTFAIGGFGFSGNSANTGAIFSTLQPWEKRHEPGQSAQAIIGKLAGVFGAIPEARIFPVNPPSIQGLGSFGGFQFELQDRTGNSGLNNLVQVMGQLLQRGNQTPGLQAVFSTFSANTPQMLIEVDRNKAKSLQVGVNDIFNTLQSYLGSRYVNDFNLLQRTYRVYVQADAQFRSNPADIGKLYVRSANNQMVPLSNLVKITSAIGAQTINHYNLFRSIEINGSAAPGYSSGEATVAMEQLAKKVLPASMGYEWSGIVAEEKQSGGLAPVIFGLGLVFVFLVLAAQYENYVDPLIIMLSVPLAILGALSAQMSRGLANDVFCQVGLVMLIGLASKNAILIVEFANQLQERGLSITKAAVQASQERLRPILMTSFAFILGIWPLVNPEGAGAASRKSLGTAIAGGTIVSTFLTLFFVPILYIVIGKIRDRLSPRRQPRELDVSQDSKVPSTSHR, from the coding sequence TTGCAAGTGTTTGCTCCATTATCATTTTGTTGGTAGGAGCCATTAGTATCCCAACACTACCCACAGATCAATATCCAGAGATCAGCCCGACTCAAATTAACGTTACAGCTAACTATGTCGGTGCTAATGCTGAAGTAGTAGAAAATACTGTCACGACTATCTTAGAGCGGCAGATTAATGGCGTTGAAGGCATGAAGTACATGACTTCAAATAGCAGCAACAATGGCAATAGTACGATTACAGTTACATTTGATGCATCGCGCAATAAAGATATTGCAGCAGTCGATGTGCAAAATCGGGTGTCGATCGCTCAACCGCTCTTACCAGAAGCTGTACAGCAAACTGGAGTCACTGTCACTAAGCAGTCTAACAACATTCTCTTAGCGATCGGGCTGTACTCGGGTAATAAAGAATACGACAACGTTTTTTTAAGTAACTATGCCGACCTCTACATAGTAGATGCCCTCAAAAGAATCAAAGGTGTAGGTGATGTGCAGATTTTTGGTGAACGCCGCTATGCGATGCGCTTGTGGCTCAACCCCAGCAGCCTTGCTAGTCGTAACCTCACTCCCCAAGATGTGATCGATGCACTCAATGAGCAAAACTTACAAGTGGGGGCTGGGCAAATTGGGCAGCAGCCAACATTACCAGATCAAATGTATCAAATCGATTTGCAAGCTATTGGCAGACTAAGTGGGGCAACAGAATTTGCCGACATGGTGATCAAGACATCTGAGGATGGCACGCTGGTAAAGTTGAGAGATGTGGGTCGGGCGGAATTGGGAGCAGAAAATTACAGTACTTTTCTGCGATTTAGAGGCAACGAAGGTGTGGGTCTAGGGATATTTCCCAGTCCTGGGAGTAACGCTTTAGACGTTGCTAGAGCAGTTAAAACCGAAATGCTGCGGCTGGAGCAAAGTTTTCCCCCAGGACTGAAATATCAGGTGGCGTTTGATACAACACTTTTTGTGGAAGCGTCGCTAGCAGAAGTAGTTAAGACGTTGATAGAAGCGATCGCTCTGGTCGTTTTAGTAATTTATATCTTCTTGCAGGACTGGCGGACTACACTGATACCGGTGGTTGTCGTTCCCCTAACCTTGATTGGTACTTTTGCCTTTATCAAGGTTTTTGGATTTTCGATCAACACTCTGACCATGTTTGGTTTAACTTTGGCAACGGGATTGGTGGTTGATGACGCAATTGTAATTGTTGAGAATATCTCTCGCTTAATTGAGAATGAGGAGATGTCCCCCCGCCAAGCTGCCTCTGAGTCAATGCGGGAGTTGTTTGGGGCAGTGATTGCAACTTCCCTAGTGATAATGGCTGTATTTGTACCCGTGGCATTCTTCCCAGGAGCTACAGGACAGATATATAAGCAATTTGCGCTGACGATCGCTTTTTCAATGGCGATTTCTACCTTTCTGGCCATTACCTTAACTCCTTCCCTCTCAGCCTTGCTGCTGCGTCCAGGGCAAAGACCACGCGGTTGGTTAGGCTGGATTTTTGAGCGGGTTAACAGGTTTATTGATTGGACACGCAGGAAGTATGAAGGCATACTCAATGGTTTGACACGGATAAAAGCGATCGTAGTGGGGATATTTATATTGTCCTTGGGGGTGACGGGCTGGCTTTACATCACCATACCTACAGCCTTTATCCCTGATGACGACCAAGGTTATTTCATCACGATTATCCAAGGGCCAGAGGGAGTTTCACTCAACTACACTAGCGAAGTCATGGCTAAGGTAGAAAAAGAAATCCTCAAATTGCCAGAAGTCACAGGTACTTTTGCGATCGGTGGCTTTGGTTTTAGCGGTAACTCTGCCAATACTGGTGCGATCTTTTCTACTCTCCAGCCTTGGGAGAAGCGTCACGAACCGGGACAGTCAGCACAGGCAATCATTGGTAAGTTGGCTGGAGTGTTTGGGGCAATTCCCGAAGCAAGAATTTTCCCGGTGAATCCACCATCTATTCAGGGTTTAGGCAGTTTCGGCGGTTTCCAGTTTGAGCTACAAGACAGAACAGGGAACAGTGGTTTAAATAACTTAGTGCAAGTTATGGGTCAGTTACTCCAACGCGGTAATCAAACGCCAGGATTGCAAGCTGTGTTTAGCACTTTTAGCGCAAATACACCGCAGATGTTAATTGAAGTAGACCGTAACAAAGCTAAATCCCTGCAAGTTGGAGTAAACGATATCTTTAATACCCTACAGTCTTACTTGGGTTCGCGGTATGTCAACGACTTTAATTTGCTACAACGAACTTATCGGGTGTATGTTCAAGCAGACGCTCAGTTTCGCTCTAACCCTGCGGATATCGGGAAATTATACGTGCGTTCTGCTAATAATCAGATGGTTCCCCTGAGCAATCTTGTGAAAATTACTTCTGCCATCGGGGCGCAAACGATTAATCATTACAACTTGTTCCGCTCCATTGAAATCAACGGTTCCGCCGCTCCTGGTTATAGTTCCGGTGAAGCAACAGTAGCAATGGAGCAACTAGCAAAGAAGGTTTTGCCAGCAAGTATGGGCTATGAATGGTCGGGGATCGTTGCCGAAGAAAAACAGTCTGGCGGTCTAGCGCCCGTGATTTTTGGATTAGGACTTGTCTTTGTCTTTTTGGTGCTGGCTGCTCAGTATGAGAACTATGTTGACCCACTAATTATTATGCTGTCAGTTCCCCTAGCTATTTTGGGGGCGTTGTCCGCGCAGATGTCGCGGGGTTTAGCTAACGATGTATTTTGCCAGGTTGGTTTAGTAATGCTGATTGGTCTGGCAAGTAAAAATGCCATTCTGATTGTGGAATTTGCCAATCAACTGCAAGAGCGGGGTCTTTCAATTACTAAAGCAGCAGTGCAAGCATCACAAGAACGCTTACGACCGATCCTGATGACTTCCTTCGCCTTTATCTTAGGTATTTGGCCATTGGTAAATCCCGAAGGAGCAGGAGCAGCTAGCAGAAAATCTCTTGGTACTGCGATCGCTGGCGGTACAATTGTCTCTACTTTCTTGACTCTGTTTTTTGTACCAATTTTATATATCGTAATTGGCAAAATTCGCGATCGCTTGAGTCCACGTCGTCAGCCTCGTGAGCTAGATGTTAGTCAAGATAGCAAAGTTCCTTCTACCAGCCATCGGTAA